The Chlorocebus sabaeus isolate Y175 chromosome 16, mChlSab1.0.hap1, whole genome shotgun sequence genome window below encodes:
- the LOC103243713 gene encoding NADH dehydrogenase [ubiquinone] 1 alpha subcomplex assembly factor 8, producing MSVNGAVWGRVRSRLRAFPERLAACGAEAAAYGRCVQASTAPGGRLSKDLCVREFEALRSCFAAAAKKTLERGC from the exons ATGTCTGTGAACGGAGCTGTGTGGGGTCGCGTGCGAAGCCGCCTCCGCGCCTTCCCCGAGCGGCTGGCCGCCTGCGGGGCCGAG GCCGCGGCGTACGGCAGGTGCGTGCAGGCCTCCACGGCCCCAGGCGGCCGCCTGAGCAAGGACCTCTGCGTGCGGGAGTTCGAGGCCCTGCGGAGCTGCTTCGCCGCCGCG GCCAAGAAGACGCTGGAGCGAGGCTGTTAG